The genomic region CCAGCACCGCGTTCAGGCGTGCGCTGCCCGAAAGGCTCTGGCCTTCACCAAGCCGGAAAGCCGCCAGCGTGCCGATCTCGCCGGTAATGCTCGCCCGGCCCTGTATCCCTGTGTCCGGCGCTCTGAGACTGTCCGGCCCGGTCACCGGCCCTGACAGCAATTGCACATCGGCCGTCGCCTGCAGGTTGGAGCCGCGCGCGCGCGCTTCCAGCCGCGCTCCAGCCGCATCCAGGAGCAGGGAGAGGCTGGCGTCGATTGTGATATCAGCGCCTTCGGGCTGCTGGTCGGGAGGCGGTGAGATATTCGCCGCCTCCAGCCGTATATTACCCGTCCAGGCACCACCAGACTGCAACAGGGCTGCATTGCCTGACAGCGTGCCGCCCACCGGCTCGCGGCCCGAAGGATGGCTGAGCAGCATGGCCGGGATATTCAGCGCATCCAGCGTGATCTCCATGCCGTCACTGCCGGTACTCAGAAGCGCGTCGAGCGTTCCCCGGTTCAGCCCGAATGCCAGCCGGGCCTGCGTGCCGTCCGGGCCGAACCGGATATCGGCCGGTTCACGTGTGGCGATGCGTACACCGCCATAGCGCCCGATCAGGGAGAAGCCGAGCGTGCCGCCTGCATCGCCGGTGACAACACGCCCCTCCATTGACACAAGCGCGCGTGCGCCATAGGCGCCTTCGGCCTCCAGCGTGAACGCGATATCCTCCACCGGGCCGTCCGCATCAAATTCCAGCCGGTCCAGATAGGTCAGGTTCTCGCCCACCATGTCTTCGGCGCGGATGCGCGCTCGGATCTGGCCGTCAGCCAGACGGAAGGCGATGGCCGCAGAGCCGAACCCGTTGACGGGTACCGCGCGCAGCGCCCCGCCCATCCGGCTGCCTTCGGCCTGCAGGCGCCCGGTGAAGTTGAACCCGCCAAACCGGCCTTCAATGCCGGAAAGGTCGGCGCGTTCGCCCCGGCGTGATGCCCGCCCGCCAATATCCACAGGGCCGGTGCCTGCGTTTCCGGTCAGCCGCCAGGCACCGTCAAAGGCGTCCGGCGGGCCTTCGCCTTCCAGACGCAGCCGCGCATCGCTGACCACAACCGGGCCGGCTCCCGCCCGCGGCGCGGCAATATCGGCGCGTATGCGCAGCGTGTTGTCCCGGTCGCTTGCCTCGAAGGCCAGGCTGGCCGTGCCTTCCAGCACCATGGCAGCCAGCGGCGCCCCGCCTGACCACGCTGCCTGCCCGGCCATGTCCCAGCCCTGTTCGTCAGTATTGCCTTGTGCCTCGGCAACGAGATTGGGGGCCTCGATATCAAGCGCCTCCAGCGCCAGAGCGCCGTCCGCGTGCCGCTCCGCGCGTGCGCTGAAGCGTGCTTCACCGCCAATGCGGCTACCCAGATCGCGTCCGAGATTCTGCGCACGGCCTGTAGCGGCCAGCTGTCCCGAACCGTCAAAGCCCAGCGTCACTTCCGCTGTTCCCGATGCCCGCCCCGATAATTGTTCGGTCAGGCGTTCAATGGCCAGCCCCTCATAGCGCACCGATAGCGCGATGCGCTCGCGCGCCGCGTCCACTTCGCCGCTACCCGCCAGCACAAGCCCGGCCGCGCCGTCCAGCTGCGCGGAGATGATGTCCAGCTGGCGTGCTTCATTGTTCCACACCAGCTCGGCCTGAAGCGAGGGTTCTGCCCCGGCAAGCGTCTGCACAATGTCAGGCTCCAGCACGCTCCCGCGCGTCTGCAGGGCGGATGTGACGCGGATCGTGTCCAGCGGGCCTTCCACGCGCACCGGCCCTGTCGCGCGGGCGATAGTGCCTATGGGAAGCGTGATCCCTTCAGCGCCGATCCTGCCTTCAAAGCTGAGCGGACTGTCCCCGCTGGCCGGTGTGAGAAGCCCCTCTGCGGCGAGCGAGGTAAGCTGCGTGGTCTCCGGCAATAGTGCATTCACCAGGCCAGCGGCCTCGCGCACCTGCAAGGCGACACCCTCGGCCCGGCGCGCGGCGGTCAATGACAGGCGCGGCGCGCGGATTTCGCCTGACATGGCGTCGAGCTGCGGCGCGGTCACGCCTGCCTCGCCAAGCGGAATCTCGATGGCAAACTCTATATCGCCGCCAATCAGGGCATCGATCTGCTCGAAATTCTCCCAGGCCCGCGCGCTGAACTGGCCGTCAGCGCTCAATAGCCCGCCGGACCATGCCAGCGTGCTGGTGCCAGCACGCCTGTCGCCGATGAACAATACCATGTCCCCGCCGCCCGTGTCCGCGGTGCCATCCACGCTGATGCGCGCGGTCGCGCCGTACGCGTCTGCCTGGAGCAGGCTGGCCAGCGGCCCGCCCGGCTCGGCATCAATATCGGCGCGCAAGGCGATGTCACCATCGGTGACAAGCGACAGCGCCACGCGGTCTCCGGGGCTATCGATCCGGTCTGCGTCCAGCTGGGCATTCCAGCGCGTGCCCTGTCCTTGCGCGCGGCCAAGAACCGCGATGATGGCCGGTTGACCGGCCACGCCTTCGGCCAGTGACAGGGCGTTGATCTCGAAACGCTGAAGGTTCACGCCCAGATCGGGCAGCCCGCCGCCGGGCGGCTGTTCCTCGCGCACGGGACGGCGCAACACATTGGCGCGCTGTACCGACAGCTCCGCGATATCGAGCCTGTTGGCCAGCAGCGAGGCAGGCGTCCATTCAAACACGGCGTCTTCCAGCTCCAGCCAGACGCCGTCCTCATCAGACAGGGTGATGCGCCTTGCGGTCAGCCGGTCAAACAGATTGCCCTCAAGCCCGGACAGGGAAAGCCTGCCATAGCCCGCCACCTGCCGGCCTTCGGCTAGTCTCACCACCAGATCACGGCCTGTCTGGCCGGTCAGGGTGACGACGGCAATGCCGGCCGTCACCACGCTCAGCAGGGTGATGATGCCGAACGTCCAGGCGAAGATCAGGGCGATCAGCCGTATGCGCGAAGAGGAGAGCACCGACATCAGAACGCCTGCCCGATACTGATATAGATGTGGACCGGCGCATCGCCCGAACGCCGGTTCAGCGGCGCGGCGATATCCACCCGCAAGGGACCAAAGCCGGGATAATAGCGGACCCCGGCCCCGATGCCGAAGCGCATGTCGTCAAAATCCGGCTCAATGGTCGCGCTGGCGACACCGCCATCGACAAAGCCGACAAAGCCGAGCCGCTCCGAATACCGCCAGCGGGCCTCGACGCTGGTTTCCACCAGCGAACGCCCGCCAAACGGCTCCAGCTCGCCGGTATTCACGCCAATGACGCGCGGAGACAGGGCCTGATAGCCATAGCCGCGCACCGATCCGCCGCCGCCTGCGTAAAATCGCAAATCCGCCGGGACCGATTGCGCATCGACACCAAACAGGCCGCCAACCCGCCCCCTTACGGCAATCAGCATACGCTCGCTGATCGGGAAATAGGTGCGTGCGCCCAGCGCGGCGCGTACATACTGGCTTTGCGTATCGCCGAAGGTCAGACCGGGCCGGATTTCCAGCTCTGCGCCAATGCCCGACCGGGGGTCCAGCACATCATCGCGGTCATCATAGGCCAGGCCCAGCGGAAAGGTGACAGAGTTCAGCGTGCGCTGGCCGGTGGCGTCCGTGATCCGGGCGACCTGGCCGGACACGCCCGCCGAGGCAAACAGCTGATCGGTCACGGGACGCGACAGCGACACGCGTGCACTGACCGAGTCCTGATCGAAGGCATCGGTACTTTCCAGCGACACCCCGCCACCCAGCTCCAGCGTCTGCGCGAATCGGCGCCAGTGCGGGAAGACCAGCCGCGCCTCGCCCCCGGTATTGAGCTCCGAGACCCGCCCGATCAGGGTCAGCGTCTGGTCACGCCGCATAAGATTGCGCCGCGCCCATTCCGCCTCGGCGCCGGCCCCTTCGGTTGTGGCGTAACGCGCCGACAGCTGGAGCCGGTGGCGCGGCGTCGGCTCCATACGCACATCAACCGCGCGGACATTGCTGTCATCGTCCTCTGCCGGGGCCAGCCTGGCTTCGGCCAGCGCGACGCTGTCCAGCGCCTGCAGGCGCTGGGTGTAGACATTCAGCTGGCGTGCGCTGACCGGTTCGCCGGGACGGAAAGGGGCAATCTGCGCAATGTAATCCTCGTGCAGATCAGCCAGACCGCCTGCCAGTTGCGGATCGCCAAAGCGCAGGAACGGGCCGGTGACAAAGCGCATCTCGACCGTGACCGATGCATCGAGATGATCGGCGGTGAAGGTGTGCTCTCCGGCGCGTGCCAGCGGCCAGCCATTATTGCGCAGCGCTTCGGTGAGGGCGGCTTCCGCCTCGATAATATCCTGCGCCCGCATGGGCTGGCCGGTGCGCAAGGCCGCCGCCGCGAGAATATCCTCGCCGGGCTGCGCGCCGCCTTCGGGCGTTTCAAAGCGGATATCGAGCGTGCTGATGGTGAAGCGTTCACCGGGGCGCACACGCACCAGCGGGCGCTGGTCGTCATCAAGGCGCGGATCGATCAGGGCGGCGAAATAACCTTGGGAATCCAGGTAGCGGCGGATCTGCTCACCAGCATCACGGGCGCGCTCCCGGTTGCGCCAGCGATTGTCCGAATGGGACGGGGCTTCACCCACTATGCGCGCTATGGCGGCATTGAGTGCCGGGTCCTCCACCCCTTCGACGCGCGCCAGTGGCACCGCAGACGCCGAAGCGCCTGTCAGCGCAAGCACGCTGGCTGCGAGGAGGATATGCCGGCGGATGGGCAAGATTGCTCTCAATTGTTGTTCCGTTTCGCCTTACCCCAGCACCGTCCACCTTATGGCTTCAAGGCTCTGGCGTCATTACCGGTTGCAGGTTAGCGGCCAATCGCGCGGGCGCACACAAGCTAACCGGAATTTCATGTTGGTGCGGCGCCGCGCCCACTGTGCAAACGCAGTAGACGCGTTAGGTTAGCCAGGACGCGTGAGGGTGGGTGACCATGGGCAGTGACGTGCAGGACGTTCGTGAGGAGCGCAGCTGGCTGGGCTGGGTGCAGCTTGCCATCATTATCGCCATCATAATCCTGTCCCTTTCCTTGACGGCCTGGCTGGCGGCCAGCAGCGCGCGGCCCGCCTCCAATGGTAACGGCGCGGACATGACGGCCGCTCCTGTCGAGATAGTGCGTCCGCGCGCCGCCGCGCACACCGTGCGCGTACGCACGACCGGCACGGTGCGGGCGCGGGCGCTGGTCAATCTGACGCCGGAAGTGGGCGGGCAGGTAGTGGAGGTGTCGCCATCGGTGCGCTCCGGCGCGCGCTTTGAGGCGGACGAGACCTTGGCGTTGATCGATCCGCGCAATTACCGTCTGGCGGTTGACCGGGCGGGGGCGGCCTATGCGGACGCGCAAAGCGCGCTGCAGCGCCTTGACGCCGAAGCCGCGCTGGCGCGCGAGGAATGGGAGGCGCTCTATCCCGGCCAGCCCATTGCGCCGCTCACCGCACTCGAACCCCAGCTGGAGGCTGCGCGCGCCCGTGTTACCTCCACGCGCGCCGATCTCCAGCAGGCCCGGCTCAATCTGGACCGTACGCGCCTGCGCCTGCCCTTTGACGGGCGCATTGCCGAGGCGCGTATCGAGCTTGGCCAGACGCTTGGCGCAGGCCAGCCCTATGGCGAAGCTTATGCCATTGATGCGCTGGAAATAGCCGTGCCGTTAAGCCCGGAGGAGCTGGCCAGGATCGCGCCGGCAACCGGGCGCACCGTCCAGCTCAGCTTCGAGGCTGGCGCAGCGCCCGCCATGACAGGCACGATTGTGCGCGAGGGTGCGCGGCTGGACGACAGGTCGCGCCTGATTACCGTCTTCATCCTGCCTGATGATCCTGAAAGCCTGCGTCCGGGCCTGTTTGCCAATGTCTCGATAGACGGGGCGACGCTCTCCGAGGCGGTCAGTCTTCCCGCCTCGGCGCTTGCTGGTCTCTCCCAGGTGCGCATTGTGCGAGACAACCGCATTGTCCCGGTGGAGGTCACCGTTCTGGACCGCTCTGAAGGACGCGTGGTTGCTGCGCCGTTCGATGCCGGTGACGGCGTTATCGTCTCGCCCTTGCCGGAATCGGTTCTGGGCGGGCCGGTCACCATTATCGCGGAGCGGGAAAATTGAGCGGCGCACGCCCTTCGGGTTCTCCTGACACGCCCGCAGAGCAGGGTCTGCCCGGCGCGGGTCTGATCCGCTGGTTTGCCGATAATCCGGTGGCGGCCAATCTGGTGATGATCCTGCTGCTGCTCAGCGGCGCGATCAGCGCAGCCACCATGCGCACCGAAGTGTTTCCCACGTTCACCCCGCGCACCATCATCGTCTCGGTGCTCTATCCCGGGGCGACACCCGAAGATGTGGAGCAATCCATCACACGCCGCGTGGAAGAGGCCGTTATCGGCCTTGATGGTGTGCGTGAGGTGCGCGCCACGGCTGCTGAGAATGTCGGCACGGTCACGATAGAAATCAGTGAGTTCGCCAATCCGCGCATTGTCCGCGACGATGTGCAGACGGCGGTGGACTCGCTGGTGAGCTTCCCGCCCGCCGATGCCGAGCAGCCGCAGATACGCATTCCCCAGCCCACGACAACCGTGCTCACCCTGGTGCTGACCGGCGCGGTGGACGAGGGGGCATTGCGCCGCGCGGCTGAACAGGTGGAACGCGATCTGCTGGGCGTGAGCGGCATTTCCACCGTGCAGCTGCGCGGGGTGCGCCCCTATGAGATTTCCATTGCGGTGTCGGAGGAAGCGCTGCGTGCCTATGGCCTCACCTTTGGAGAGGTGGCCCAGGCCCTTCGCGCCGCG from Glycocaulis abyssi harbors:
- a CDS encoding autotransporter assembly complex family protein yields the protein MPIRRHILLAASVLALTGASASAVPLARVEGVEDPALNAAIARIVGEAPSHSDNRWRNRERARDAGEQIRRYLDSQGYFAALIDPRLDDDQRPLVRVRPGERFTISTLDIRFETPEGGAQPGEDILAAAALRTGQPMRAQDIIEAEAALTEALRNNGWPLARAGEHTFTADHLDASVTVEMRFVTGPFLRFGDPQLAGGLADLHEDYIAQIAPFRPGEPVSARQLNVYTQRLQALDSVALAEARLAPAEDDDSNVRAVDVRMEPTPRHRLQLSARYATTEGAGAEAEWARRNLMRRDQTLTLIGRVSELNTGGEARLVFPHWRRFAQTLELGGGVSLESTDAFDQDSVSARVSLSRPVTDQLFASAGVSGQVARITDATGQRTLNSVTFPLGLAYDDRDDVLDPRSGIGAELEIRPGLTFGDTQSQYVRAALGARTYFPISERMLIAVRGRVGGLFGVDAQSVPADLRFYAGGGGSVRGYGYQALSPRVIGVNTGELEPFGGRSLVETSVEARWRYSERLGFVGFVDGGVASATIEPDFDDMRFGIGAGVRYYPGFGPLRVDIAAPLNRRSGDAPVHIYISIGQAF
- a CDS encoding translocation/assembly module TamB domain-containing protein, with translation MSVLSSSRIRLIALIFAWTFGIITLLSVVTAGIAVVTLTGQTGRDLVVRLAEGRQVAGYGRLSLSGLEGNLFDRLTARRITLSDEDGVWLELEDAVFEWTPASLLANRLDIAELSVQRANVLRRPVREEQPPGGGLPDLGVNLQRFEINALSLAEGVAGQPAIIAVLGRAQGQGTRWNAQLDADRIDSPGDRVALSLVTDGDIALRADIDAEPGGPLASLLQADAYGATARISVDGTADTGGGDMVLFIGDRRAGTSTLAWSGGLLSADGQFSARAWENFEQIDALIGGDIEFAIEIPLGEAGVTAPQLDAMSGEIRAPRLSLTAARRAEGVALQVREAAGLVNALLPETTQLTSLAAEGLLTPASGDSPLSFEGRIGAEGITLPIGTIARATGPVRVEGPLDTIRVTSALQTRGSVLEPDIVQTLAGAEPSLQAELVWNNEARQLDIISAQLDGAAGLVLAGSGEVDAARERIALSVRYEGLAIERLTEQLSGRASGTAEVTLGFDGSGQLAATGRAQNLGRDLGSRIGGEARFSARAERHADGALALEALDIEAPNLVAEAQGNTDEQGWDMAGQAAWSGGAPLAAMVLEGTASLAFEASDRDNTLRIRADIAAPRAGAGPVVVSDARLRLEGEGPPDAFDGAWRLTGNAGTGPVDIGGRASRRGERADLSGIEGRFGGFNFTGRLQAEGSRMGGALRAVPVNGFGSAAIAFRLADGQIRARIRAEDMVGENLTYLDRLEFDADGPVEDIAFTLEAEGAYGARALVSMEGRVVTGDAGGTLGFSLIGRYGGVRIATREPADIRFGPDGTQARLAFGLNRGTLDALLSTGSDGMEITLDALNIPAMLLSHPSGREPVGGTLSGNAALLQSGGAWTGNIRLEAANISPPPDQQPEGADITIDASLSLLLDAAGARLEARARGSNLQATADVQLLSGPVTGPDSLRAPDTGIQGRASITGEIGTLAAFRLGEGQSLSGSARLNAVLAGSVGAPDLDGSLVLEGGRFDDPATGISVRDLRLDARFAEDGLEIDTLRARSADGGELTGTGSFSLAGARLDGRAALNFSDFLIIERPDLTAVGGGNVTFDVSESRIEIGGETRLSRAEVRPPEASRPAIAQLDVVHINAAGAREETAVHRPGPQIVLNYRIHAPGRIFVRGPQFDSEWSMDVTARGPVDDVQLRGRATLLRGRADLLGRPFEMRSGSIVFAGDPMEAAINLVAARQAREITTEIRVGGVVRAPEITLASTPSLPQDEIASRLLFDQGAGQLSGVQAAQLAGAVASMSMGGGFDPFGALRSGLGLDQLSVSTTRTGETVVSGGRYLTEDVYLELESGGGSAAATTRIEWALTQNLTLLSRIAPDGDTGVALTWRREYD
- a CDS encoding efflux RND transporter periplasmic adaptor subunit, with protein sequence MGSDVQDVREERSWLGWVQLAIIIAIIILSLSLTAWLAASSARPASNGNGADMTAAPVEIVRPRAAAHTVRVRTTGTVRARALVNLTPEVGGQVVEVSPSVRSGARFEADETLALIDPRNYRLAVDRAGAAYADAQSALQRLDAEAALAREEWEALYPGQPIAPLTALEPQLEAARARVTSTRADLQQARLNLDRTRLRLPFDGRIAEARIELGQTLGAGQPYGEAYAIDALEIAVPLSPEELARIAPATGRTVQLSFEAGAAPAMTGTIVREGARLDDRSRLITVFILPDDPESLRPGLFANVSIDGATLSEAVSLPASALAGLSQVRIVRDNRIVPVEVTVLDRSEGRVVAAPFDAGDGVIVSPLPESVLGGPVTIIAEREN